The Haladaptatus sp. R4 DNA segment GTCGGTTGGATGTACTCCGACCACATCCGATGGACCAGGCCCAGACTGGTTCCCATAGCGTGATTGTACTCGCCCATCACGACCGGACGCTTGCCGTCGCCGGGTGACCCGTCGCCCGCCGTCTTGTCGCCGAACCGCGGACTGTCGCTCACGTCGTTCCCCGCCGCGAGGTCGAGAAGCGTGTCGAGACCGATGTAGCGCGGACCGAGCATGTCCGCGTACTCGATGTCCCAACCGCCGTGATTCGGCTGGTGGTACAGGAGTCTGTCGGGCGCGAGCGCCTCGATGCCGTCCTCGTCGAACGATTCGGCCGGTTCGGGTGCGAGGCGTGCCGCGTCCGCCGTGCTGTCCGGAACGTGCGGGTCGTCGGACCCGACCGCCAGCGCGGCCATGTTGATGTGCTCGGCGGCGGTCCCCGCCTCGTTCCCCGTGGACCACGCGAAGATGGATGCGTGGTTGCGGTCCCGGAGGAGCATCCGCCGGAAGCGCTCGACCGTCTGCTCGTGGAAGGCTGTCGTCTGGGCCAGAATTCCCTCCCACCAGTGGGTCTCACAGCACACCTCGCTCATCACGTAAATTCCGTATTCGTCGGCGAGTCGGAGGTACGTCGGATCGTTCGGGTAGTGAGAGGTTCGGACGGAGTTGACGTTGAACTGCTTCATCCGCTCGAAGTCCGCCCGCATCGTCTCGACGGGGAGCGTCCGTCCCGAATCGGGGTCGGTCTCGTGGCGGTTCGTCCCGCCGAGGTTTACCGGTTCGCCGTTGACCAGCACCTGTGC contains these protein-coding regions:
- a CDS encoding glycoside hydrolase family 2 TIM barrel-domain containing protein gives rise to the protein MTLETDVDAPKQWSAEHPNLYTLVLELVAENGRTTEVVLDKVGFRTYEVNRGGPGAQVLVNGEPVNLGGTNRHETDPDSGRTLPVETMRADFERMKQFNVNSVRTSHYPNDPTYLRLADEYGIYVMSEVCCETHWWEGILAQTTAFHEQTVERFRRMLLRDRNHASIFAWSTGNEAGTAAEHINMAALAVGSDDPHVPDSTADAARLAPEPAESFDEDGIEALAPDRLLYHQPNHGGWDIEYADMLGPRYIGLDTLLDLAAGNDVSDSPRFGDKTAGDGSPGDGKRPVVMGEYNHAMGTSLGLVHRMWSEYIQPTVRKARDGSGSGNDGVLVGSPTVGVGRTGGSVTFRDGDYIDFPTDASDFASGDFTVALTFEGVEPGTGIDLVSMEDRTVLGLDGNGRVRLGGKAAAGGGSVAATAADSDEWHTLVLVRDGGRLRLYLDGERVDRNRPRARVLRREVEVGSRRSRVR